Genomic segment of Ictalurus furcatus strain D&B chromosome 9, Billie_1.0, whole genome shotgun sequence:
CCTAAAAACACCATTTACATTAAATTGGTGAATGCAACCAGCATCCTTCTTGTTGTTTTATTGCCTACTCATTGCCATCTGGATAAGCTCACAGTAACCTTAGTTCTTGATCTACAACTACTAAAATAATGTGCCCTTTTGCCCGCCTTTTCATACGGCCCACAGGTACTTCAATTAGTAGTGCATTCATTATTTCATCTTGAGCATTTTTTGGCTAATGAAGCTTTGAGTGATTTATACTAACCGGTTTGGGTTTCTCCTGTTGTGGAATCAGTTCAGGAGCAGGAAGTGAACGAGGTTTGGGCCTTGTCAGATCAAACTCCTGAGGTTCTGTTGACTTCTTAGGGAATTTCTTCAGCTGGCTGCCTCTGGTTATTTTCTTCTCAAGATATTCTAACAGGCCTTCTATCTCAGACTGCCATCTAATTGAAGGGATGGGAGTGGACTGAAATAATGACTGACAACAAACTGGTATAATGCTGCTTTTCATTTGCCAtatccattttatttaattattgaaatCATAAAATATCTGTGATGCATCATTCTCCCACAGATGTGTCTAGGTATTTGTAAGCCCCCTAGAAGCCACACTCATAAGTACCCTTGTTTTACCTCAGTAATGGAACTATCCACTTGCGCTCTACGTAGGTAGCATCATAGAGCTTACTCCATTCCCCATGGATCCATGTGGTGAGGTTAGTAACGTTAAAGAAGAAACTCAAGAACTGCCATGTCCAGGGATAATTAAGGGGAAAAAGAAATAGTAAACCAGAAATGTAAATGGTGGACTACATGACATATTACAGAACACTTTGAAGACAAGCTAAAGTAAAGGCAACACATATTAATCAAACAATGACCATGTTAGGCCAATTAAAACTCAAGTTCATGAGTAGTGCACGTCTTGTCTTGTGATAATGAATTGACTGTTTATCTCCTTACTTTGTACATTTTTGAGCTGTCTAGAGACCTTATAATTGTACTGAACTGCTCCAAGCCCAGATCCTCCAGAGTGAACATGGCAAGATAAGCGACCACTGAAAAATCAAATAATAGAACATAATGAGAAAATGAGAGTTATAATGCATGTTCAATACCTAATATTTCACTCTTTTGTGGCACTAAAAAATGGTAAATATTTCTTTTCCCACAATGTAAACATAGTAAACGTACCAACAAAATGGTTTCGATCAGCTTTGAGGAAATATTTTCCCTCCTGATCGTAAAAGACCTTGATCACAATATCCAAAAGTTTCCGATGCACTATACACCCATAAACTGTGTCAGTGATAAATATCTGCTCAGCCGAAGGACGATTCTGGAATACAGAAAAGATTACAACATGCTTCTCACAGACATTTCTGAATGACATCAGTGATAATACAGACTGCAAAATGTGACTGAAATTCATATCCAAGTATACCCCGAGAGTCTTGATAGAGTCCTCGATGAAGGTGTCCATACACTGTTTGTCTGGCTCGTACATGTCCAGCAGCTTTATTGCTTCTCTCACCAGCTCCTTATAGTTCATCCTGACAGTGCCTTCAAATCATGCAACATGACCTGAACTCTGCGCAAATTTTAACAGTTATTGCAATATACGAACTATTTAATGCTgcagacaacaacaacaacaaaaaaacttacCCCTTAAACTATTCAGGTTATGTAAGGATTATTGCTCTTATAACCGTGAAAATATTGTGCCAAACTCGTGCTCTTCTCCAGACCCGGATGTGCAAATGATGTTTtgctgttgctaagcaacaatGAGGCGTTTCCCAAAGTGGAGTGTTACTTAtagactggaataaagttggcttgacgaaGGACGGTCGATATTCTCAGAAAttcgcaaattaagggaccgtttctaaagttacataccacattgttatacacgtttctaacttcaatagcatttaaaGGGAATGCATGGGCGTAACCAtgcattctttgggggggtcATTTcccccccaatgttgaggaaataccaatctgtccacCCTTAACACCCCCCACCGTTtatacagtagaaaatattttctatatgtccccctttaatgaacgctgccaacggatctgtcttttcttcatctactctatttatttatgtctattcctttttaatatatttccgtttgttaaggtaaataggtgtgtgccccccctccaattgtacacttggttgcgtccatactcaacgcaagttcgttGATGTATTTTAGCAgttcagtctgtaagaaatggagacagcagccaagcgtagaaaagtACAGCAGAAGTTATgagcttttttcagacagtaagtaactagatacctaaatagtaggtaaccttagtttagtatagaaggcatcatactatggcttggtttgttcttaagaacgtcattTAAcgtttgatatttgcacacccgcGAAGTaagctaggctaacgtcagttccagtttttgaccatgaacgttacattcacttgcatatcctccctCCGAGTTCGTTGTGAACACTCACGTTGTGACAGACTGTcataaatgcgagtgaaagtgaggaaagttgcacagcatttcgttcctttacactacatttgggctaaggacaactaagtttgtttttttgtttgtttgtttgtttgtttgttttttgttttttgttttttacaaatataaggctcagcataatgctgagatgtgctagcttggcaacgagagatatggaactaacgtctgagttgtggccatattgtagttatccattcagaactagttatggcagtttgtctttagaattaagaaaataaaactcCAGTACCCTTTACATAGCTAACGTTTCAGGTTACCACTATTTATTGTTGTACATtttgtacacttattacatagcaagctaaacagcatgatgacattaacattataaatgacaccagttacaccaacagaatattcagtttatcaaattaaaatgatcatctatgtcagtcattgctcttctaggaaaataatggtacctggtcagaatgcaggcagcacagcattgcttggaagcatccgtgggggaaattgtatttacaacatatatagtgttgaatttcgtttcataggtagccatcctttctgagtttgtttaaaagtcgtgattgcgtgtttaaatgttagcgtgtgtggtttgcctGCACACATCTTAGGTCACCTCTACTTGGTGTGGTAGGTTTCATGgtaggttatggagcagagaatacatctgcccacaggacgtccacagcaccctacaatttccccattctgtgggagcttctatcactcagaaatcacttgaattcaaacggtaactgtaatcctaaaactatgttctaaatatgcaaattttcagtatcaaactttGGATCAACACCccatgtccataccatggttatgCCCTTGaaggaatgacttacagtcatataaccaactgtaaaatgttcgactaggtgtcaggtatgacgcacaccttttagattttttatatttaacaaaataagctattaaatcatatgtaaattagatatgaatttcactaccgaaCGGGCTCATACACAAACTATACCATAACTTAAAGcacaatagcatttgaagggaatgatgtacagtcacaaaaccaactgtaaagtgtttatctaggtgtcaggtatgacgcacaccttttagatttttgatatttaaccctacaatgcatgaaccaaaaaaaccttcacgaatgcataaaggggggcAAAATGAgccgtactggattgaatggttttcttcaaaaaatagatgtcctattaatgaaataattaaaagaactgatgatacacaaatgttttaatatttcaaacattttatttgttttcttttaatttatctatgtacatgtttagattgtggatgggagccaaaggaattcaaaattatttacataggcAGCACTTCCAGTCAACCTTTGGAGCCCTCAACTTCCCTGTCAGAAGAATAATCCTGGTCCTTCTTTTCCTCTGTACCATTCTGCTTATTGTGCCCTGAACTTTCATCCCCATCTTCATCTGCAGTGTTCCTGTCTCCTGCCTCATCTTCCCTGTCACAAGAATAATCCTTGTCCCTCCTTTCTTCTGTACCATTCTGCTTATCGTGCTCTGAATATGCGTTATCATTATTAGCATTATCATCTTTATCTTTATCACCAGTGCTGTTCCTATCATCTTCCCTGTCACAAGGACAGTCTTCATCTCTTCTTTCCTTTGTTTCATTGAGGTTATTGTACCCTTCAGTGACCTCATCAATTTGAGATAGTTGAGATCATTTGGAGTTATTCCTGTGTCTTTTGCTCAGTGGAAGCATCATCATGTCTGCCTCTATATGGGAACTTGTGCTGTCAGCTGGTGGCACAGCCTAACTGCATAACACAGGATATGATGAGTTCTTATCTTAGCCAGCAGGTCAGTCCCACACCATTTTGTGTATTGCATATGGTATAAAATCATTTCACAACCATTTTGATGGTGTGACCAATGGATGTATGTAATATAAGtttgctataataataaaaaactgtatGTTTAGCAAAGTGTTGAGGGTTTGAAGCACTGCTGTAGGCTGTACTGTGTGCTGAAAGCCGGTCTGCTCTCCTGTTACTTCACTCCTGAGGAGATTCCAGCTAAGATTGAACCCAGTGTTATAATCTCCATAAACAAGGTAAGACATGGAAGTAAAACCATGGCAGTCAATATATTTCGGGTGTAGGTCCCAATGCGTATCTAGTCACTGAGGCAGCAGTTTTCATTCAACCATGTCTTGGTGGTTATTCAACTGGGGTGGTGTGTTTTTTAATAAACGttatgtaattgtatataaataaagtcaacATGCAGTCCATAGATGATACAGAAAatgttgtgtgcatgtgtaggaCACGCGCCTTCGTGTAGTGGAGGGCAACCAAAAAGCTGGGGCTAGGCTGAGCATCATTGATCCAGGGACAGGAAACCCTGCTAGCCATGTATTCATAGCCGAGACACCTGACCTACTGCAGGAGTGGCTCAGTGTTCTGTTGCAACACATCTATGATCAGAGTGAGTGACTGATGGGTATTGGTGTGCATATATGAGCCAAGGAAATTGGCATGCTTCTTTTTATTGAATATTTGTAAAGAATGAACAATCGTTTGCTTGTGCAATAGGTCAATGGCAGCACACCTGTGATAAGCTGATGGAAATTGAGGTTTTGCCCCCACCGAAACCCCCACTTTTTCTTACAAAGCAAGCTGACTCGGTCTACAATGATCTCAGTAAGTAACTTCCTTACCAGGAAGGAAAAATGATTACACATAACAATGGCTAAACATACTTGGGTTTTCTCATGCCATCTGTTTTAAAACCGATCTTGCTTTTCAGGTATTGGCTCTCTCTGGACCAGTTTCAATTTGGCAGCTTTAGAGTCTTTTGCCTCTCGCAGACGCTTCTCGCGTCAGTTGTGCAGTCTGGGACAATCACATAGATCAAATCACAAAGGTCGTGAAAATCTTTATTCACATTGTATTAACCTGCTTTAAGTGAATTTTACTCTgcatataaatgttaaaataatgaATACAAGATAATTCAACTCTTCTTTCTTGAGCAGTGCTTTCTGCTGGTTGAGCTCAATGACTCCTTGTCGTGCCAGCCAAGCATCCTCGTGGCTAATCTTCACCTCCAGCCTCCTGCGCTCCCACTGAATCAGCTCCTCGTTCATGtccttctccttcatctcctctTACCACTGCAGGAACGCCGAGGGCTCACTGtctctaaaaaaaatttgcataTCGTGGAAACATTcatttttcccataatttaattcagaaagtggaactttcatatattctagatacattacacataaagtgaaatagttcaagccattttttttttaatcttaatgattacggcttacaagtcatggaaataaaaaatccagtatctcaaaatattagaataaagaatttataatacagaaattttgCAGTGTCACATTCCTAGTGTCACGTCCTTCCTGAACCAGAGACAACATCAGAAGCGTCTTACGTGGGCTACGGAGGAAAAAACTGGACCGTTGCTCAGTCCAatgtcctcttttcagatgaaagtaaattttgcatttcatttggaaatcaaggtggaggaagagtggagaggaacagaatccacgttgcttgaagtccagtgtgaagtttccaccgtcagtgatgatttggggggccatgtcatctgctggtgttggtccactgtgttttctcaagtcgagagtcaatgcagcgtctaccaggagattttagagcagttcatgcttccatctgttGACAAGCTtcatggagatgctgatttccttttccagcaggacttggcacctgcccacagtgccaaaactactagtaactggtttgctgaccatggtattactgtgcttgattgg
This window contains:
- the LOC128612402 gene encoding rhotekin-2-like isoform X2; protein product: MMSSYLSQQQSVEGLKHCCRLYCVLKAGLLSCYFTPEEIPAKIEPSVIISINKDTRLRVVEGNQKAGARLSIIDPGTGNPASHVFIAETPDLLQEWLSVLLQHIYDQSQWQHTCDKLMEIEVLPPPKPPLFLTKQADSVYNDLSIGSLWTSFNLAALESFASRRRFSRQLCSLGQSHRSNHKVLSAG
- the LOC128612402 gene encoding rhotekin-2-like isoform X1; its protein translation is MYFSSSVCKKWRQQPSVEKYSRSYELFSDMEASSCLPLYGNLCCQLVAQPNCITQDMMSSYLSQQQSVEGLKHCCRLYCVLKAGLLSCYFTPEEIPAKIEPSVIISINKDTRLRVVEGNQKAGARLSIIDPGTGNPASHVFIAETPDLLQEWLSVLLQHIYDQSQWQHTCDKLMEIEVLPPPKPPLFLTKQADSVYNDLSIGSLWTSFNLAALESFASRRRFSRQLCSLGQSHRSNHKVLSAG